The genomic stretch GACTTGTACCGTCTCATGACAGACGATGAAAAAACACGTCTTGTACAGAACTTCGTTGATGCAATGAAACCTGTAACAAGAAAAGAAATCCTTGAACGCGCTGTAGGTCATATCTACAAAGCGGATAAAGAATGGGGACAGCGTGTTGCTGATGGTCTTGGTATCAGCATTCCGACTGTAACTGCCTAAATCAAGGAAGGTCAGGACATATTGTCCTGGCCTTTTTTATGAAGAAACCAATTTTTTTGTTATTCGCTCGGCCTTTGAGGGTAATAGAAGTGGAATGGTTTTTTCATCAGAAAGGAAGATGACCTATTTCACCTCTATTGCTAGCTGTCATATTCATTACAGCTGCAGCGCTATCTGTATATGCTGCAATCCATCTATCTCATCACGCCGATACAATCAGCCGAAAATCCAAAATGAATGGTTTTTTGACTGGTACTGTTCTGCTCGCTGTAGGTACTTCCTTACCAGAATTAACTGCAACATTAAGTGCAGGTCTTATTGATAACCCGGATATAGCTGTCGGCAACGGACTTGGCAGTTTATTATTTAACTTATTTGTTTTGTTTCTCTTCGATTTGCATTTCCGCAGCAAACAATTATTTTTACAAGTAAGCAAACAGCATCTTTATACAGGTACAATTGCCTTAACGCTTTGTGTCGCTGCCATTACAGCTTTAGCTGTTACCCACAGTTATACCTTATTCAACGTCAGCATACCTAGCTTTATCATTGTTATCATTTACGTTGTTGGTATGTATATTACATCAAAGAAAAATATCGACACGGAACCTAACGAAGCACATGAAAAAGAAGAATCACTTTCTCAAGCAAAGTTTCGATTCTTTTTATTTGCTGTTATGATTCTTATTGTCGGCAGTGTCTTAACTATCTCTGGTGATGCGCTAGCTGCTTCCACTGGAATAAGCGCTACTATCGTCGGCAGCATCTTAATTGCAGCTGCAACTTCTCTTCCAGATGCCGTCAGTGTCTATACAGCATTAAAGCTGGGAAACAGCAATCTCGCTGTCGGAACAATCTTTGGCAGCAACTTATTCAATATTGCGGTCATTGCATTAGCAGATATTGTGTATACAGAAGGAAGCATTTGGCAGGATACAAGCAACAATGTCATGCTTATTGCAATCATTGGCTTTGTACTGACTGCCATCGCCATGTTAATTCTTATGCGTAAACATTCTCAATCAACGCTTACCTATTCCTTGCCCAGCTTGGTTGTAGTACTCTGCTACATTGGGACAATAGGATATTTGATTTTTGCAGGATAATAAAAAAGAGAAGCTCACAGATGGAATGAAATCCATGAGCTTCTCTTTTTTATTATTCTTGACCTGGTGCATCCCCAATAATCCGCACTTCACGCTCCAAACTAACATCGAACTTTTCTTTTACTGTCTTTTGTACATGGCCAATTAAATTAATATAATCTGTAGCTGTTCCATTGTCTACATTCACCATAAAGCCAGCATGCTTTCCTGAGACTTCT from Terribacillus sp. DMT04 encodes the following:
- a CDS encoding sodium:calcium antiporter; its protein translation is MLAVIFITAAALSVYAAIHLSHHADTISRKSKMNGFLTGTVLLAVGTSLPELTATLSAGLIDNPDIAVGNGLGSLLFNLFVLFLFDLHFRSKQLFLQVSKQHLYTGTIALTLCVAAITALAVTHSYTLFNVSIPSFIIVIIYVVGMYITSKKNIDTEPNEAHEKEESLSQAKFRFFLFAVMILIVGSVLTISGDALAASTGISATIVGSILIAAATSLPDAVSVYTALKLGNSNLAVGTIFGSNLFNIAVIALADIVYTEGSIWQDTSNNVMLIAIIGFVLTAIAMLILMRKHSQSTLTYSLPSLVVVLCYIGTIGYLIFAG